In Mustela lutreola isolate mMusLut2 chromosome 16, mMusLut2.pri, whole genome shotgun sequence, the genomic window ccccacattgggctctctgctctgcagggagactgcttccctgcccctctctgcctgtctctctgtctacttgtgatatctctctgtgcgtgtgtcaaataaataaataaaaatctttttaaaaatataaaaatatattttttaaaaagcctggcACAAGATAAGGATTGTTCATTATCACCACTATCGGTAACATTGCATTGGAATTCCTAGCCAAACGGGAAGGGGAGAGCAGAGTTATAAAGGTGGAAATATTAAGCTGTCATTTTGTTACCACAAGAGGATCATCTAGCCAGGAGAGTATGGAGAATTAAAACAAGAGTGAGTTCAACAACGTAGCCAGAAGAACATTAGCAATAAAAGCACAACAGTTGTAActgataagaagaaaaaaaacccaagtcataaataaaaagtaaaaacagtaaaGTCCCAGGGAGTGAACCAGAGAACGCATGCATAAGATATCCCAGGAGAAAATTATACCTGTGTCCAAGACAGAAGACTCAATATCACAAATCATAAATTCTCCCCCAAATTAGTAATTTATTCATTACAAGCTCAATGAAAATCCAAGGTATTTGTTGTGGAATTGACAAGGTCCATCTCACTCCCCATTCCCCTGCAGGATCCCCCAGGCTTAGAATCAAGGAGGCTCCCCTTCCTCACCCAAGTCTAGACAGCTACTTGGAAACCACTTGTTCTGCTGcccatctgcctctctctgaTTTGAATCAACCCACAAGGTAAACAGAGTAACAATGTCAGCATAACACAAGCATGTTGGTTAATAGGCAATTTTGTCCTGGAAGTTAATATTTTGAAGCAATCAGGGGCAAGGTTTCTCACAGTTAAAGGGGAAGCCTAGTGATCAAAGAGGATCTTTACACACAAAAAGCTGCAAATCTGCAGAAGGCTCTTCCTTTAGATACACCGTGGCTCCTTTTGGTGGTTTAAAGACCATAATGCTTGCTGCAATGTTATGGTATGTGGCCAAGCTGTgaatgcagatgaagaaactacaATGATATTCTCTCATATCAAAATGACAGATTAATGGGAGACAACACCTTcaatcagatttttaattttgatggaaaTGGTCTCCATTAGAAATTATTACCTCCAGACCAGCATCTCTGAGAAGGAAGCACAAGCCCCAGCTTTTAAAGATTGCAAAGAAGAGACTGAAGGCGCTCCTAAGTGTGAATGTCCGTGGAAATTTAACTGTGCTAGTATTTCTACTGGTTTCTCATTGGTATGTCTTATTGGTTTTGTAGCTCTGATTATAAAGTTGCGTTCGTTTTGAACAATCTGTTCCTAGTTCTATTTTTCCTATAAACCCTTGTTATATATTGCGCACTGTTTTGTAGAACTCCAAGTTTTTTCAGGAACGCATATATCGGTTACAGCAAAATCACCTGTACTCAGAATAAGGGGGGGGACTCTGGCTTCTAACAAGCATTCTTGATAGGTCCTAAGTTGGGGAGGGAGGGTGAAGGTTGGGGGTAGTTCTCTGGACCTTGGGAACCACAGCCCATCATagttcctctcttctttcctaccTCCAGACCTTCGGGCCACCCAGGAAAAGCCACGGGAAAAGGCCCAGAATTTTGCCGCTTACGAGCTTACAGATCTTGAGCCAGTCGCTGAAGCTCtgcaggactcagtttcctcactctTTAAATGGGAAGGCAGTGTGTTTGAAGAatcatgtttaatttaaaaatctgcctCTGATTCCCGCTTTGCCATTTACACCTCTGTGACCTCGGACAAGAGACTCTGCTTCTTAACacgtcatctgtaaaatggggtctCTGCGAGAATTTAATGATGCTCCCCGCGtgcaaagcacttagcacaaGAGGCGCGTTAAGCCCCAATAAATTGAAGTTCCTATTCTGGGAGGCGGGGAATTCTCGAGGGTATGAGGTTTGACTGCTGAGGCGGAAGAACCCAGAACTGGTGGGAAAAGACATGGCTATGATTTCCCCACCGACAGTAAACACGTCCTGCCTGCCGGGTCTTTCCCGCTGAGGCCTCTCATCGCCGGACCCCCCCAGCTTGCAAGAGCCACCAACAAGCTTCCAGTGTTTGGGGCCGCCTCCTGTCGCGCGGGTCCGAGAACGGACTACATTTCCCGACGTGCACCTCGGGTCGGGACCCCAAGGGGCCGGCCAGCAAAGAGGACCTTGTCCCAGCCGCGTTAGAGGCTGGAGGCAGTAACCACCACTCAGGCAGCTTCTATATTTCGCTTTGCGAAGCCAGTCAGCCGCCGTCAATCCCACCTTGAGCAGCGGACCCGCAGGGTCTGTGAGGAGCGCTtggccccctcctccttccctcctcctggcgTCCGGCCCAAGAGGTTCCAGGGTCCGAGGCCAGGCTTAACTCCCCGGGAGGATTCCTTCGGCCCCGCGGGATCCCCTCTGCGGCCCGACGTTGGCAGCGGGGCTCTGGGGGCTAGTGGACAGCCTCGAGGCCGCCCGGGCGGAGACTACAACTCCCAGGCGGcaccgcggcggcggcggcggcgatcACGTCACTCGGGCACCGCCGGCGGCCCCGGGAAGCGGCGCGggcgggggcagggctggggccgaCCGGGAGGCGGGTGCTGAGGATGGGGGCCGACCGGCCGCCCCGCGCGTGAGAAGGCCGAGGGGCGCGCCACCCCATCGCGGGGCAGGCGCCCCCGGGCCCAGctacccccaccccgcccggcaGTCGTGGCCCGGGATGCGGAGCCGGGGGCCGCCGGTGGAGCTGCGCGGGGTGAGAGGCGCGGGGAAGGGGgctgcctgcttccctcaccctcGTCCACCACCGGCGGGCCCCGGCAGGAATTCGGAAGCCGCGCGGCCAGGCCCTCTTAGCGCCCTGACATTTGGGGGGAACAGGTGAACCCGCCGCCCTTCCCGCACCCCGCCCCGCTTGGGCAGCTAAATCAGAGGGGACGACCCTGCCCTTTTAAGGAGGCTTTTTGTTGCTCCTGCGGaggccctcccccccccccggccaTGGCCACCAGGAGCCCCCTAAAACCCACAGGGACTGCCCCCCATCCTGGCCACCGGGGCCCCCCCTCTGCATCCCGCGGGCAGCCAGTGTGAAGCGGCCTCCCGcagcccccggcccctcccccatggaggaggaggagggggggacGGCCAAGGAGTGGGGCACGACCCCCACGGGGCCCGTCTGGACCGCGGTGTTCGACTACGAGGCGGCGGGCGATGAGGAGCTGACCCTGCGGAGGGGCGACCGCGTCCAGGTGCTTTCCCAGGACTGTGCGGTGTCGGGCGACGAGGGCTGGTGGACCGGGCAGCTACCCAGCGGCCGTGTGGGCGTTTTCCCCAGCAACTACGTAGCCCCCGGCGCCCCCGCCGCGCCCGCGGGCCTCCAGCTGCCCCAGGAGATCCCTTTCCACGAGCTGCAGCTAGAGGAGATCATCGGTGTAGGGGGCTTTGGCAAGGTCTACCGGGCCCTGTGGCGCGGCGAGGAGGTGGCTGTCAAGGCCGCCCGGCTGGACCCTGAGCGGGACCCGGCAGTGACAGCAGAGCAGGTGCGCCAGGAGGCCCGGCTCTTCGGAGCCCTGAAGCACCCCAACATCATTGCCCTCCGAGGTGCCTGCCTCAGCCCCCCACACCTCTGCCTGGTGATGGAGTATGCCAGGGGGGGCGCACTGAGCAGGGTGCTGGCAGGCCGCCGGGTGCCCCCTCATGTGCTGGTCAACTGGGCTGTGCAGGTGGCCCGGGGCATGAACTACCTACACAATGATGCCCCTGTGCCCATCATCCACCGGGACCTCAAGTCCATCAACAGTAAGTGGTGTCCTCCCCCCAAAACTTGCTTCTACAGAATCTTGTGAGGTCAAGTGTAGGTGGTGGGAAATGGGGACACCAGAAGACACTGCCTAGGGTGAGAAGAGGCAGCAGTATACCTTCCCGGCCAAGTGAGGCAGGCCTCGCCCATTaagggaggaaaaggaggctcagaaaggtcaaggggccacctgtaccccagaCTACAGAGTCACAGTCGCTCAGTAAATGTGACCGGCACTGCCCTCCTGGCATCAAACAGCACCGATGCAGTGGCCGCCCTCATGGCATTCGCTGTCCAGCCCCGATGCCAGAgtccacggggggggggggggggggggggtgaatagAAAGAGCCTAGCCTGGAGTCAGGGTTTCTTAGCCTTGGCACTATTTATCTCTGGGGCGAGAGGATCGGAGCAGGCTGCCCTGTGTGTCGGGGTCTCTTTAGCAGACTCATGGGCCTCTGCCCACCAGATGCCCTGAGCATTCCCCATCCCCAGTTATGATAACCGAAActtgtctccagacattgccaaatgtcccctgggggtggggggaggataaAGCCGCCCCCACTTGAGAACCATTTCCTGGAGTCCTCCCAGGCCTCTGCCCCAGCTAGCGGAGGCCAAGTGgaggtgagggaggaggaagcgggATGTGCCTTATGTAAAATCTTCCAGGCTTCCTGGCTTATCCCAGGCTCTCAGAAGTTGCTTGGTTGGTTGAATGGGAACTGGGGCCAGGCAGAAGGGAAGGCTCCCCAGGACCCCCACTTAGGTCCAGGAGCTTCTCATAATGTTAGCACATGTTAACGGAGCACCTATTCCCGGTGGTTTCCACTCTTGTGGTCCTCACAAactaaagatttcattcattccccAGTACTTCCTGAGCCACACCCTGCTGGGGGTCCTAAGTATACAGCAGGGGAAAGCCTACCTTCCTGGCACCTCCcatccttcctctgccccacctcactccctttccttccacactgatggattcattctttcttttctcatctgGTGTTTGCTGGGCCAAGTCATACGCTAAGGAAAAGGCTCAGCAGTGAATGAGGCCAGAGTGTGCCCTGCCCTCACCTGAAATGTGGTGGGTTCCCCTTTGCCCTCACCTTTGGATCCCCGCATCTCATCTACTTCTGATTTCTGCCAATTCCGCGCCTTGACATTTGTTTGAATCCATTTCgcggggttttttgtttttgtttgtttgttttttataattttgtcgctctgccctcccccacccaccctgcaaCAGCAAAGCCCCTGCAGCAGAAGGATGTGTGTTCCTTACCTTCTAGACCTCGCATTTGGGTACTAACAGAGCTGCCAGGAGCTCGAAgggtgccaagcactgtgccagGGCTGGGGAATGGAGCAAGAGACACACAGATGGCTCCTGCCTTCCCTGATGCTCCGATTTGCTGGGCAAGTGGAGGCAGGATGGGCAGCGTGTCCTCTTGAAGACTGACCGTGCTCTTCTTGGCCCTTCCTCACCCCTGCTGATTCAACAGCCTAAAGGTGGAGTGTAAGGACACACACCCGTGCCGCCAGGTTTCCTGCAGCCATTGCTACCAGACATAGGATTGTTGGGGCTCTGTAGGCTCAGTCAGTGGGACAGGTCTGTGGCTGGGACAGTCGGTCATGGGGCTTCACAGCCCAGCTTCCTCCATTCCTCTTTCCCAAAGGAGCCCCTCTCCTGGTGCCATACATACACTGGTTCATTCAACCAGTAATTCATAAGCAGAATTAAGTATATGGGCCCTGTCGTAAGCTCTGGGATTACAGAAGTGAATCAGGCAAGATTTCCCCATATGGAAGTTAGGGGCCAGTAAATAGAAGTAGATGATGGTTATTTAAAtgggtaggtagagagacagatgACAGTTTCCAGAGAGTATCAGGGGCTCTGAAGGAAGTAAAGTAGATCACAGATGAGGCAGAAGGAGCTCTTGGAGTCAGATGAGCAGGGGAGGCAGTCCTGGAGTGGAGGCCTGAGCAAAGACTACCCAAGGTCCCAAGGTGGGAATGAACATGCCTTGTTGGAGAAAATAGCAAGGAGACCAGAGGGGTTGGAAGAAGAGGAATGAGGCAGAGTTAGGAGATGAGGTCAGAAGTGTAGGCAGGGCCCAGATCAGGATGACCCCGGGGGCCATGATGAGGATTTGGGGAATTTTAGTCAATGCCATGGAAGCCATTAGAGAGTTTCTACACAGGGGTGACGCAGATGGGAGAGTGTTCCCTCTGTCACAGGGTCACCCCACAAACAGGAGAGGTGGGGACCAAGAAGAGAGGGATAGAGTCACATGCCAGAGAGTCAAGGGAGGCCTCTGGTCTTTGATGACGGGAGATGTAGCCAGAAAGGATCAAAGATCCAGGTGGAGGACAAACGACCAATTATGGTGACATCGCACACTAATAACAATAGCCAGGATTTTGTAAGGATGTACTTTTGCTTCAGGCCCTAAATCCTTCCTACAACCCTCTAGAGTAAATATTACTGTTGTCTCCATTTAACAGAGGAGAAATTTTAGcattaagaaaaatacattataacAAGGATATGCTAGTGAGTGGCAGAGCGGGATTCAAACCTAGGCAGGGCCCTGTACGCTTTGGAGACTCTGCTTGGTAGAAGCTGGTAGAACATCATAGCAGTTAAGATATTGGGCTCTCGGGACAGATCTCGATCAGGTCTTTGCTGCACAGTTTTCTAGCTGTATGATCTTGGCCAGGagacttcatctctctgagcctagTCAATAAAATGGGCTGCTTTCTAGTTAATTCATATGAAGGGCTTAGCACAGTGTGTGCCATATAATGGACTGCTGATAAACACCAGCCATGATTATAATCATCGTTAGGAACCATCCCAGGCAGCAAGTTGGAACCACTCAATATGCTTGGGGGATATATCTGTCCAATTCTGTCACCCTAATGCTATGAAACAAGCCACCCCCAAGACTCCGTGTCTTAAAACTTGATGTCATTTATTGCTGCTCACACATGTGCACGCCTGCCAGAGGGTAAGCTGTAGGCTGGGCTCAGCCGGAGAGCCTTGACTCCAAGTAGCTCCCATGCACTCTGGACCAGCAGGCATGGTCTCGTGGTGATGGCAGAAGCTGAGAGGGCAGGCAGACGAGTGAGGCCTCTCAAGGCCTAGGCTAGGACCTGGCATTCTCATCCTGTTGACCAAAACAAGTCATGTGGCCAACAACCCGGAAGTCAAGGAGGGGGAAGTATACTCTGCCTCTTTCCCGGGGGAGAGGAAGGCACAATCACACGGCCAGGACTGTGATGCTGCAGAAGGGAGTAGAATTGCACCCCCCATGCAGTTTGCCACAGTGGGTAACAAAGAACCACATTCGTCCCTTCTGCTCATGGCCTATAGTTCCCACCTCTGGGCTGGCTGGGAATTCAAGGCCTAGACCAAGGAGAACCAAGGCATTGGCTACAGACCTTGCAATGAGCTCCCCAGAGCCCAGGTTGAAGTGAGGAGGGTAGTGGGCCCAGGAGAAGCCCCCTCTGCCTTCATGGGAGCCTGGGGCAGGGATTGGACTGCAGGGAAGGGTCCACGATATTCCAGACCAGGAAAGGAGCCactgtggggagggggatggagagcttgaggtgggggagagaacaAGTCGGGGACTCCAGTTGAGGCAGGGGCCAGGATACTTGGGTCTGTAGCCCAGAAGCTGTGGGGTGACCCacctttcttcctccccaccccccagtcctTATCCTGGAGGCCATCGAGAACCACAACCTCGCAGACACGGTGCTCAAGATCACAGACTTTGGCCTCGCCCGCGAGTGGCACAAGACCACCAAAATGAGCGCTGCGGGGACTTACGCCTGGATGGCTCCAGAGGTTATccgtctctccctcttctccaaaaGCAGTGATGTCTGGAGGTGCTGATGGGGACGGTGGGGGAGTCCTGGCAATAGGGGAGCAGGGGCATGGGGAGGGGTGACAGAGTGGGAGGGGCGGTCTCCCACTGAAGCAAGGATCCGGGCCTGGCCAAGGGGCCCGCTGGCAAGGTCAGGCCAGCAGACACCAAAGCGGGTGTCTGCTCCGTGTGGTCAGGTGGCAGCTGAGGACTCAGATTCTAGTGGAAAATTCCAAAGATCTAGAGATAAGGTGTCAGTACCAGGGCCCTCAGTCACCATCTAGCATGCCACCCCACTTGTcagcaggaaactgaggcctttggaggcatccatccatccacccatccacccagcCGTCCGTCCATCTGTCTACTCTGGGTGCTAGGGATATGACAGGAAATAAAAGTAGACACATTTCCTGCCCGTGGGgatagtaaataagtaaataaacacaaaaaatctGGGAAAACAGCTGATTTTGAGTTTAAGAAGtcctaaaataatttcaaaagatagCGAGCTAATCCCCCAGGACAAAGCAGCAGACAGTATTAAGAGCCAGGTGGCAGATCGAAAAGCTGGAGGATGACTTTGGGGAAGGCTTTGCTAGGAAGCGAGACTTGAACTGAGTGCAGGCAGACACGAGGGAGCCAACCCTGTGCAGTTTGGGGGAAGAAGCTTCCTAGGCCATGGGGACAGGGCCCACAAAGGAGACCCCAGCGTGAGAACAAGCTTGCTCCATTCCAGATACAACTACGAGGCCCACGCAGCTGGCGCAgagcaggcaaggagagaggtGGTAGGAAATGACAGAGGAGAGAGCGGGACGAGGGACCAGGCACTGAGCTTTATTCTAAGTGCGGGCGAAAGCCAAGAGTGGCCTTAGTGAATGGCATGGTTTGGCTGAGTGTTGCAAGGCTGCCTGGGCTGGAGGATGAGGACAGGAGTAGTGGGGGCGGGTGCCAGTGAGGAGGCTGTTGCCCTTACCAGCGAGGCTGGTTGGTGGCAGCTGGACCTCTTCAaccccaggcctcctcctgggagggagcccaacCCAGGTCAGTCCCCAGCTGAGGCTCCAGATGGACCAAGTGGCAAAGTCATGGCTTTGGGGCAGACAAATCAGACAGGAGGTCTCCATGAGAGCAGTGCAGCCCTTCGGAGAAGGCTCTCAGTGGCTTTATGTTGAAGCATTCGTCTGTGGTACCGAACATTTAACAGAGCCAGATCTCTGAGCAGAAAACCCCAAATGCAACAAACGGAAGCTTCTGCTTGTATGTAAAGCCCAGGGCCTCTGTGGGGCCCCTGGCAACAGGAATTCGGGATCCTAGATCAGGGGGTTCCTCAACAGGAGTGTCATTGACATCAGGCAAGGTCATTCTTCCTTGTGTGGTCCCACCTGTACTTTTCAGGATACCAGGCATCCATGGTTCCTGGCCCCCAGACGTCATCACGCTCCCTGGTTGTCATGACTGTCCAAACATCCCAACGGGTTTCCAGTGATGCGGGGGAGGTGCGGGGTTCACGCCACTGCTATTTTCCTCCACCTCACGTGGCCTCTCTTCCCAAGCTCGCTTCATCATCCAACATCCAAAGTGGCTGCTTGGGCTCCAGCTTTTAGGACCACATTACAGCCAGTAGGAAGGCCAAAAGCGGAAAAGACACCCCTTCTCTCTAAGGACACTTCCCAGAAGTTAGCTGCAGTGGACATAGCCTCCTCCATCCCACGGTCTGGGGCTATCGCCCCGGGGGCTCCCTTAGCTACAAAGGAGGAtggaaaattatttcagaaaggaTACGCCCCACTCAGAGTCCTAGTGCTGGCCATCAGAAGGGAGGCTGCCAGCTGGAGGAGAGGAGACGTGGTGTCCCTCTTGCTCTGGGGCCTAGAACAATGTCTGGCGCAGAGCGGATGTGTTTCTGTGTGGAGTGAACGCACGTGTGGATGTGGGGGAGCCCGGGGACCTTCCGCATGCCGGGCGCTGCATGAGATGGTCATTAGGCTCCTGAGGGAGCTCAGTTTCCCAGAGCAGGTGGACCCGCAGGGGACCAGCAGAGGGGTGCACGCCCCGGTGTTGCATATCCATTAAGGACACTGCCATGGGCCTCAAGCAGGCCTGAGACCTatccacttactggctgtgtgacctttagGCAGAcaacttagcctctctgagcctgcgCCTGCTCGCCGGATAAAACAGGGGTCATACCCATACCTTCTGCCTtacagggctgttgtgaggattactGAGAGCGCCTAGCACGGTGCTGGCCTGGAGTAAGTGCTTTATACATGTTAAATAGTGTTAACTTGTTTTTAGAGGTAAGTGCTGAGGGGTCTTGTGGGAACATAGAGGAGGGGCCTCTAACCTAGCTTTGGAGGCTATGGAATCAAGGAAGCTTCCTGGTAGAGAGGGTACCTGAATTCTGACTTAAAGGACAGTTACGCAAAGGGAAGGATGTCCTCAacaaagggaacagcatgtgcgaAGCCAGAGGGTAGGAAGAACAGGGCTGGTTCAACTTGTTCGACGTGACTGCAGCTGATGCTGGGGTTGGTACAGGGGCAAGAGCACTTGGAGGCAGGGGCTACAGGGGTCATCAGAAGTCAGGGCTAAGAAAAGTGCCTTTGCCCCATGGGCACAGGGGACACACTGAAGGTTTTCAGataggggtgaggggagagagagcaagggcaaGACATCAGAGAGAGCCAACCCCACAACATCTATTTGAGATCAGGCCAGCAGAGGTCAATCACGTTCTCATGGCCTCACTGGGGGTTGCTAGGGTGAGGGAGGCCCCCCAGGGgaccagaggcagggctggggtgtaGGTGAGGATTGGGGTGGGCTGCAGCAtcacccctccctcttccccacctgcAGCTTCGGGGTGCTGCTCTGGGAGCTGCTGACGGGTGAGGTCCCCTACCGTGAAATCGACGCCTTGGCCGTGGCATATGGCGTGGCTATGAACAAGCTGACGCTGCCCATCCCCTCCACGTGCCCCGAGCCCTTTGCCCGCCTCCTGGAGGGTGAGCCAGGGCCCTGTGGAGATAGGCTCAGCTCGGGTGGCAGGGGCCCTCGGGCCAGCCCTCACTCCTTCACACCCATCCATCCCAGTGGGCCCAGGAATGAGGGAGAAGGGGACGCAACCATCAGACCACAGACTGCCTCCATGGCCCCCACACTCTTGTTCTGGCCAGGCCCACGGCTCCTCAGGGCAGCTGTTAGCATTCACTAGCCCCGGGATTCCTCCCTGATCCTTGATTCTGCCACACATGAGGGAGCGGGTCCCCAGGTTTCTCTCCCAGAGTTTCACTGAGTGAAATGTTGCCAGGAATTTggctctgccttccttccccttGGCTCCGTGGAAGTTGTTGGTTCCCTGAAGTCCTGCCTTCCACGGGGCAAGGTGATGCCCCAGAGCACGACCACTGACATTTCCCCTCCCACtgctgtcctccccacccccaccccagaatgCTGGGACCCAGACCCCCACGGGCGGCCAGATTTCGGGAGCATCTTGAAGCGGCTTGAAGTCATCGAACAGTCAGCCCTGTTCCAGATGCCACTGGAGTCCTTCCACTCACTGCAGGAAGACTGGAAGCTGGAAATTCAGCACATGTTCGATGACCTCCGGACCAAAGAGAAGGTGAAGGCAGGGGACAGAGTGGGGGGGATGAGGTGAGAGGCTGCATTCCGGGGCCTTCAGTGTGGCAGAGGCCCCTCCCTGAGCTGCAGTTTTTGGGTTCATCcagagccggggggggggggggggagcttctTTGCATAATAAGAAAAGGCACCAGGCACTGACATTCTTACAAGTGATATTGCCTGATCTATGGGGTTCTGAAACCTAACAGCCAGAATGGGAGGGACGGGGGAGGCAAGGGAGACGTGGCATGAAGGCAGCTTTGCAAAGTATGAACAGTGGCTGACCTCCAGGGGTGAACAGTACATTGGTGCACTACTCTGCCTTTTTTGGATGTTTGAAGTTTTCCAAATTGAAGAGccaaacaattaaaaatcaaagggggaaaaaataaggcCACCCCTTTCTTTGTGCTAAAACAGTCTCGCCTCCTGACAGGGCTGGTAAAGAGTGAGTTGCCCCATCACTGGTCATGCTTGTGCTGCGCCCTGACCACAGCAACCGCGGGTGCatcctgggggggtggggtgcaggagaGGTGGATACCGAGAGAGGTGGGTATGGGGCTAGGGGGCAGATAGGTATGCCTCTCCGTCCCCAGCCACCCGTCTCCTCCCCAGGAGCTCCGGAGTCGGGAGGAGGAGCTGCTGCGCGCCGCTCAGGAGCAGCGCTTCCAGGAGGAGCAGCTGCGGCGGCGGGAGCAGGAGCTGGCAGAGCGCGAGATGGACATCGTGGAGCGGGAGCTGCACCTGCTCATGTGCCAGCTGAGCCAGGAGAAGCCGCGGGTCCGCAAACGCAAGGGCAACTTCAAGCGCAGCCGCCTCCTCAAGCTGCGGGAAGGCGGCAGCCACATCAGCCTGCCCTCCGgtaccgccccccgccccgcgccccggaGGCTGCCAGGAGCAGGCCTAACAAGggccttccctcttccttttagtttgtaaacttttttttcttgctaactATATCACGCATGTGGAAAAAGACCAGAAAAACAGTACAGCTTCGGGAGCACATATAGGCCCCCGCCCCATGAAGGCAGAGAGAACCTCCAGCCACCCCGAGTGCCCTCACACCCCCTCCGAACACCAacccccagccacccccacctccaccaagAGTAACCTCTATTATGACCTTCGAGTTGTTCATTCCTCTACTTCTCTTTGTTGTTTCCTCTCCTAcctgttttgcttgtttgttttaattttgtgggtttttaaaaaaatttttattttattttattattattattttttaattatctttcagTCTCCTGctttttctggcttgccagaaaTTTGTTGAGAAACATCATTTATCCATGGCATCTCCCACAATGGGAGCGGATGTTGCCGCTTGCATCCCCCTGGGTCCCCCTGGCATCGCATAACACACCCCTCCTTCCCCTGCATTTCTGATAAAGTGGTATTAAACCATGTGAAATTGCTAACCTTCAGCCCGTTTGTTTCACATGGCTTAATCAATTTCAAGTTCAGGTTTGGGCTCTTGTTTTCCCAAAGGCTGCTTCCTAGGGACCCTTACAGTGTTCACCTCCGTAAGCCCTGTAAAGTTGCTAGACTCTCTCTGGGATATTAGAAGCCATAGTGCAGTGTTCAGAACAGCACTGGCCAACAAAACTTAATGCAAACCACACAGCTGAGTTTTAAATCTCCTCCTGGCCGCcttaaaagctggaaaaaaaaataggtggcattgaatttaacaatatattttatttagcccCATATATAGATCCAAAATGTTATGGTGTCCCATGTAACCAACATAAGAAACATTGTTAGggattttaccttcttttttcatACTCAATTTTTGAAACCCAGCATACAAGTTACAGTGCATCTCACTTGGTCCAGGCACTAAATTTGCATCAAAAAATACTTGATCTGTGTTTGGATTTCATGAAATTTGCAGTTGGGAAAgtagactcacacacacacacacacacacacacacacacacgtgattCACATACCCAAGTTGTTCCAAATGTACTTCAAGGTTTTCAATAACCAAACTGAGTATCCATTTCTAAGTTTAAGTTTAAATCCACTGCAACCACACAGATGAAGTGTAAACTCTCCAGTTCCTCAGCGGCCATCCCACAAGGCAAGTGCTCcgtggccacatgtggctaatggccACCACGTTGGACAATTAGGCCTAGATCCATAGTCAATCCTTAGTTAATTACGGACCCAGTTAGGATCCTTCCTCTCAACATCCGGCATGTGCCAGAGGTCTCTGGTGGACTCGTCATGGTTAGAAGCCTGCCCTTTACCCCAGAGGTACAGG contains:
- the MAP3K10 gene encoding mitogen-activated protein kinase kinase kinase 10, which gives rise to MEEEEGGTAKEWGTTPTGPVWTAVFDYEAAGDEELTLRRGDRVQVLSQDCAVSGDEGWWTGQLPSGRVGVFPSNYVAPGAPAAPAGLQLPQEIPFHELQLEEIIGVGGFGKVYRALWRGEEVAVKAARLDPERDPAVTAEQVRQEARLFGALKHPNIIALRGACLSPPHLCLVMEYARGGALSRVLAGRRVPPHVLVNWAVQVARGMNYLHNDAPVPIIHRDLKSINILILEAIENHNLADTVLKITDFGLAREWHKTTKMSAAGTYAWMAPEVIRLSLFSKSSDVWSFGVLLWELLTGEVPYREIDALAVAYGVAMNKLTLPIPSTCPEPFARLLEECWDPDPHGRPDFGSILKRLEVIEQSALFQMPLESFHSLQEDWKLEIQHMFDDLRTKEKELRSREEELLRAAQEQRFQEEQLRRREQELAEREMDIVERELHLLMCQLSQEKPRVRKRKGNFKRSRLLKLREGGSHISLPSGFEHKITVQASPTLDKRKGSDGASPPASPSIIPRLRAIRLTPVDGGGSSSGSSGGGSGTWGRSGPPKKEELVGGKKKGRTWGPSSTLQKERAGGEERLKALGEGSKQWSSSAPNLGKSPKHTPIAPGFASLNEMEEFAEADGGNSVPPSPYTTPSYLTVPLPAEPSPGAPAPLSRPGHGGRRRCELALLGCATLLGAVGLGADVAEARAADCEEQRRWLDGLFPRAGRFPRGLSPPGRSPGRRDDAASGPGLAPSATLVSLSSVSDCNSTRSLLRSDSDEAAPAAPSPPPSPPSTNPLVDLELESFKKDPRQSLTPTHVTAARAVSRGHRRTPSDGALGQRGVPEPAAPRPGPRDPLDFPRLPDPQTLFPTHRRPPEFPGRPTTLTFAPRPRPAASRPRLDPWKLVSFGRTLGISPPSRPDTPESPGLPGMQPTLLDMDMEGQSQDSTVPLCGAHGSR